The genomic DNA GCAAGACCATAGGCTAAAACAGCATTCCTGACTTATTATCAATATTGCCAGCCTCATCATTGTTATACCAAAATTGGACCACTGTCCGGCCTATCGCAAGTAATGCTGTGCCGACCTCCTAGTGCCTCCTCTTACGCACATCCGTTGAGCATTTTtctgtcttttttttgctcACGATGATGCGTTCTGTGACATTTGAGCACTTTGTTCACAAGCAAAACGAAGTAATAGTAGAATCAATGACGTGTTTAGGCTTGAGAAAGCAACAACATTGAATCTCATGGATACATTCTCGTTATTCATTAAAATAATGGCTCATATCCCCCGTATTTCAATCACTTTCTCGGATCCCTTTTTACTCCAGACTTTCCTCGGTAACCATTCTTCTATATCCACACCTATCTCCCCAGTCTCAACCACCAACTTCCAATCCTTGAGGCTCATTAAACCAGCTGCATAGACCCAGACAGCCGAATTCAAGACTAGAGTCTCGCCAGATTTTAACGTGTCGCGGAAGATAAGATTGCCGATAAACCGAGCCGCAATGAGAGTAGACGGCTCAGAAGCTATAGATGGGACGGATGGGGACGGAGATGGTAAGTAGAGCACGAAACGGAGTGGAAGGACAGGGGACCGGTTGTGGATAGTAAACGCCACTGGGACCTTGCATGCACTTACATGATGTGTCAGCGAAAAATGCCCACTCCAGAGGGATCACGTACCCGGTTTTGAAATCATGCTCAATCAGCCCATTATCCTCTCCAACCTTGATAGTAACTTCGACAggatcttcctcccttcctaGACACCCATCCAAGACACTGGCTATCAAcactctcctcaacctACCCGTCTCCTCATACATCGTTCGCGTCTGCTTCGATCCACCGGTCATAACAGCTTCCATATCGCGCCGAAGGGACTCAACTACGGAGAATGACGGACCAGGCCTTAGAGAGTGGGCCACAAGCCGACCTTTGCGCAGAGAATCGGGAAAACGGATGGTGCACGACAGCACCAGATCGAGATCAAGGGGATCTAATAACGGAAAAAGATCGGGAAGAAAAACGGCAGAGATTGTGGGAAATTGTTCTTGCAGATAGGAGATGCGATGTATATTCCGAGATGCAAAGTAATGAGGTAGAGTATCAGTCGGCATCTCAGAACTAAGAGGTACAGTCGGTTGAATGTCCGCTACGATTTCATCTGGTGCTTGACCTTCAATGAGTTTTTTCAAAGCCTCAACAACAGCTGTTTGGGATAGATCAGCAGTTGTGACTCCTTGTTTGATTTGGACGATGGAGCGAAGAGCCTGATTCGGCAGTAAAGTTCTGTTGTGCGTCAGCGTATGTATTTGGAAATGATAAACAGACATACCCTACGGCTTCCTGAGCTTCCACACTCCACAAGAGACTAACGCCATGTATGCCATCCACCCGCACTTCCGTCGTCGAGACGTTCATCACCTCTAAAACTAAGGCGAACTCTTTGGCACTGGTTCCAACGGGCCTGATCGTGGTCTTGAATGTCATCAATGGTTGCACGTTGATCCGATTTTTCACTAAGGTTGTAGCTACTTTCCCATCGTCTACGCTTTCAAAGGTGATGAGGCCGAACAAGGTGGTCTGGCCTTGTTTGAAACCGTTGAGAATGACAGCTATGTCCCTTGTTGCACCCACTGGGATTTCTTCAGGCAGTAAAATCGAAGGTTTGTTGCTCTCTATCCGGTTCGGTATTGTCATCGTCGACGATTCATCAGaattttcttttctcctgaTTAAAACTTCTTTGGTCCagatcatcttcaaatcccTCACAACCTTTCGTCCTATGTTCTTGACTCTAATGAcaccttccacttcttcgcCTGCAAACATTTTGTCCGGGATGCCCACCAAATCGACATCTAACCGAGGGCGTTCAGCAATAATAGACAGAGAAAGTGAGGTGTCTGCTGCATAGGTCGGTGCTAAACGTTGAGCTTTAGTAGCCTGTAAAcgtcttccctttctttccagaGACTGGGTACAGGGGAAGAATTTGTGGAATTTGAAAGAAACCTCGAGCAGACGTATAACGCTGTTCGTAGACGGGGCATCATTTGCGATGATATTGACGCAAATGGCGCGAGTTTCGTAAGGATCGAGCGTGATTTCGTAAACAGGTGACACTGTGACGCTATCTGATGGATTAAATGTGAGCGTAATGTCGGAAAGGAATAATGGTGCGTTTATAGGGTTGGTTGCTACTAGTTCGACGGTGAAAGATTCGTCTGTGCCTACGACATTTATTTTCTCATCCGGCAACAAATTAACAGgtttcttcccttttctgTCCCAGCTTCTCAAAGCTTGTTCCTCCAGCTGCACCCAGTTTTCCCTCGATGGCCCGGATTcaaatgaagatgaagatgatgttatAATACGCGTCTTCTTTACATCGAAGACTGGCGTGGGTAACTGAAGTCTGCTTTTGGATGATTCGAGAAGCTCCGGATGGGCACATAGTTGCTACACCATTTATCAACAATTGTTTGCTCTAGTGGTCAGGTAACGTACCTCGTACGCCAATGCCATGTCTTGTAGAGGACCAGCTTGTGAACCTGGGACACCGGTGTTCTCCCTTTTCAATAATCTCAAAAAGTGTTCCACTGCGGTATCACATTCTCCTAATGTGTATGCTTGTCGGCCAAGTGAGTATTCAATACGATCCTGCGCCGCAGTCCATGGCGCTGATCGATATATTTGCGATGCGCGATCGAGGCATCTCCGGGAGTATTTTTTTAGTCCGGCGGTCTCATACCGCCTAGCTGCCAGTATTAGATGGAAcgcgcttcttctttttcccttgccGCTCTTCCCACCTTTTATATCGGCTACAGCTGCTTCCTCGATCAACACTGCACTAGGCACTTCGTCCGCCTCCCCGGCGCCCTTCACCAGCGCGGCACCGACACCCCTCCATTCTCTGATAGCTTTCCAAGCCTCGTAATAGAGCACCGTGATTCGAAGAGCATCAATTTGTATCTGTGAGGCCGGCCCAGATTGGTGATAGGAAATGACAGCTTGCTCAAGCCAAGATGTGATCTCTGTATGCTGCAAGTTTGTGAACGGAGTTGGCTTCGTGGTGGGCGGGATAGAgggggagaaaaaggagtgTGCAAGAAGTAGCGAAAGACCATACATTTCTGTAGCAGCAGATGCGTACCGCCATGCTCGGTCCTGTGCAAAATCCCGTCGAAGAGAGTCATAGATATTCGCAGCCGAGCGATAATCTCGTAGCATGAATTCAAAATCGGCCAGACGTCTCGACAATGCTTCTACTGCGGCTAGGGAGTAGTAACCTGCAGAGGCATTGTACCCTACAGCGTCCGTGGCTGGACTATTGGGCCGACTGCCAAAAAATTTTCTACCTGCCCCGAATAAACGCCCAGTGATCCCTCGCCGGTTATTGTGATATATCTCATTCCACTCTCTTACCCTTGCCTCCATCCAAGGTACCAGGCTCTGCACAACCAGCTCCCGAACCAGAGCGGTGAGACGTTGGGTGTCTTCTGCCGTTAGTCTTGAGCCATACAGTTTCTTGGACTTCTCTGAGCCATTTAGTTCGCCATTGTCGTCCTTCATCAAGGGGGACGTAGCGGACATGGGTGATAGCGTCAAGGACGATAAAGCTGAAGCGTAGACCTGCGACAGGGCTGATGGATTAGCATCTTCTGGGGTGAATGCGCGGGGAAGAATGATGGCAGGATGAGTGGATGTATCGGGTGATGGTGGTACTGGCCGACGGTCGACCTGAGAGTTGATGACCAGTAACGTTGAATGGGGCCCATATGCTCGTTTAACACTAGCGAGGAGTTCATTCGCACTGCTACAATTAGCCGGATAGTGGAGTGATATACTCATGGTGCTCACGGCGTCATATTATCTCCCATTTGACTGACATCGTGCACTACCACGTAGAACCGCAGTACCGTGTGTCCATCTAACCAAGGTAAACTCTGAGCTGAAGGTCCGATCGTTCTTGCATGAAGTTTGTTAAGCGTCCCTAAAGGATCAGGTGTGGACGTAGAGATTGCGAAGAGGACTCCGACGGGGTGATTGAATGTTTCATACGGTGCGACGGGCCttgatgagagaaggagagaccGTGTCAAGGGATAATGCTGTTCATCCTCTACCAGTGGTAAGCTGATAACTCTGAAATCTATCACTTGCTTACCGGGTTTCCTGGCTCCTACCACACTACTTATAATGTCTACAAGTACGTCAGGACTTGGTGCCGAGCGAGCGGGATTCGTGTAAACAGTGTCATAAGAGACGAAGCGCACGGGGAATGTGGGGTGTACAGTGGGTGTGAGTGTCGTCGATAATATCGAAACTGAATTTTGTCAGCAGGGTACCATATATCAGAGTAAAAAAGCACACCTCTCTCTGTCCCACCCTCCCATGGTCTAAGGAGCTCGTGGAGGCCTGCACAGCCGTTCTCTTGCGATGACCGAACTACATCTTCGGAAGTGAGGACTGCGATGCGTGGGGAAAGAGactggaggatggagagggggGGTGACGGCATTGAAAGCTTGCTGGGTGCTAATTAGATCAAAAGCCAAACCCATAGAGGTGGAATATTCAATCGACATCAATTGACAATGTCAAGGCCGGCTGTTGAAAGAAGGCTCCGAGGAAGGCCTGCATCTCTGCTTGACCAGTTTGATTCCGTCATtcgcatcttccttttatttttatcATTCCTACGTACCACCAGACCAGCGATATAATCAAATCAATGCTGTTTGTTATATCTATCATCAGGTGATCTTTGCCTTGCTTTAAAGACGAACAACGGCGTCTGCGCTCGATATCCGGCCTGTTGACCATCATGATATACTCGCGATAACTCGGTCGCGCCTCTATCTTCTTACTGATTTGCTGCACTTCAAAATAAGACTTCTCCAATATGCAGCCTAGAACATGCTGCGGTATAGCCAGAACTGGAAGCTGCCCGTATAAAGCCCGTTACACAGTGCTTCTTATCAACCATCGACGCGTCAACAATCTTGCGGGCACTTTAAACGCCTCTTTCTACCTGCAAGATGATACATATTTATCAAACTAATAAAACGCTCTCCATAAGCAACCCTATTGAACTTCATCGGAAAACTGTTACAAATTTGGCCAATTGCATTTTATCTTTCTCCGCCGATCTGCAGGACTCAGGTTGGAAAACTTCCCAATGAATACATGCAGTGATATGTGTTAGCAAAATAATATACCTCCAACCCTCCTTCCGTGCCTATCTAAAGCCTAACCTGTAAGGCACCTAATTAGTTCCTGTGCCTAGTCGACAGGATGAAAGGCGCGCGGGCAAGAAAAGTGGATGTTCAGAAGAAACGACGAACGAAACTCAACGCATCACGAACAAGTTGACAACATATAAAAAAGAACATTACAGCCATGGCTGCCCAATCTGTTCGCTCCTTTACCGCCTCAGCGTCCCGAGTTTCTCTTAAGAGAGCCGCCCCCGTATGCCGTCATGCGTCAACCAAGGCCGCAGTGCAACAAGACGAATGGTCTCTTCCCGACATTCACCTCGGTCCCACCCATGCCTCTCGATACTCCCAGCATTACAACAACACTCTCGCTTCCGATGTCATGTACATGACCTATTCCCATCGACTCTCCCAGCGCCCAACCAAACCTGAAATTCTCCAGCCGCCTCAAACACCTTACGAGGCAAACCGTGCCCGACCGCCCATCATGAGGGGTAACCGTGCCGTCCGAACCAAGACAACCGAGGTCACACCGGCGACCGTCCCCAAACTCGAGTCTATTATTGTCCATACCATGGTGAAGGAAGCCATCGGCAACAAaaactctcttctttcagctATCGCCGCTCTTCGCGCCATCTCTGGGGAGACTCCTAACGGAGCAGGTCGTAAAGGTTCATCCGGTGTCCAGGTCATCACTGCTAAAAAGTCTGCGGCTTCCTGGAAGCTCAGAGAGGGAATGCCTGTCGCTGTCAAGGTCGAGCTCAAGGGTGAAGCCATGTACGACTTCATCCAATCCCTCGTTGACTTTGTCCTTCCCCGTTTGCGAGATTTCTCGGGtgtccctcttccccctgCTTCTACACCCAAGAGTTCTCCGGCTAGCTTAGCTGGCGTTGTGTCTTTTGGCTTTGGACCTACCGCTATGAGTTTTTTCCCTCAGATTGAGGCCAACACCGATGCCTATCCCAAAATGCACGGTTTCCATGTCTTTTTCAAGACCAATCTCACAGGGGAAAACGCTCAAGAGCACGCGAGGACATTGGTTAGTGGATTTAGAATACCTTTCCACAGGAGATAGTTCGGTGGTACGACGAAAGATATAGCTGGTAAGTGATGCCGATATGTCTTACTAGGAATAACGGCTAAattttcatccttcaggAAGACTTCGGGTTGCTTATGACAAGCATGCATTTACTATCGTCTTTAAGATCTGGGGGAAAACTTAGATATATCAATAAATTGGCTAACTAAAATTCAATATTCCAGACTTTCCGCCCTTCCCAcacaccttccttcccgTTCTTCACTGATCTTTCATCCCCAACTGGCAACAGGACCGCTAAAGTGCGACCCCAAAGCGTCTTGAACTTATGCTCCGTCAACTTGATTTCAACTATCACCTCGTCCTTTCCTCCCACATactccacttccaccactGTCTTGTCCGGTGCCGCTGAAatgccatcatcctctgtcCACTGGCCTTTGTACACATTTCCCTCGTTGCCTGGGAAGATCTTCACCCCTCGCCAGTCATCAAGTCCAACCacaccaccttcttctttgaggACGACATCAACCCCATCCGGAGTTTGCCTTGCTGGACCTTGCTTTTGAGTGACCGTGTGATACCTCTTGCCCACAGGTACAACCGCACCCTCCCTTGCAAACAGGCCCATATGCTCCAAGGGCGTCGCGATCACCACTCTGTCTCCCGCTTTATACGCCTTGTATGGTGCGTTGAGATCAAAGTACAAGCTTTTGTCGTCGATGCATGCTTTGGGGAAGTAAACTTCTCGGGTGAGTTGACCTTCAAAAAGAGCAGGACAAACGAGGATCCGACCATTGCCGAGCCAAGCGTCAAAGCCTTCTAAGATGGCGGCTTCGTAGAGTGCAGGATCAGAAGCGAAGGGCCCGAAACCGAGCCACGTGGTAGTGGGAGTAGCGCGGAGGTGAGATTCCCACATGAGTGAGTTGCTAAATTTCTTAAGCCATTGAAGTTAAGACGAACCGGATAACATAACTTacaagaaaggaagatgctCATATCTCCATTTAATCGCTTCCCTAACGATAGGCAAAACAGCTGGATACTATGTGGCCATCAGCACTGGCCCTAAACGAATTTAAAGATTGTATTCACCATCCAAGGTGTGTTTGTTGCTCCCACTCCGC from Cryptococcus deuterogattii R265 chromosome 11, complete sequence includes the following:
- a CDS encoding 50S small subunit ribosomal protein L7 → MAAQSVRSFTASASRVSLKRAAPVCRHASTKAAVQQDEWSLPDIHLGPTHASRYSQHYNNTLASDVMYMTYSHRLSQRPTKPEILQPPQTPYEANRARPPIMRGNRAVRTKTTEVTPATVPKLESIIVHTMVKEAIGNKNSLLSAIAALRAISGETPNGAGRKGSSGVQVITAKKSAASWKLREGMPVAVKVELKGEAMYDFIQSLVDFVLPRLRDFSGVPLPPASTPKSSPASLAGVVSFGFGPTAMSFFPQIEANTDAYPKMHGFHVFFKTNLTGENAQEHARTLVSGFRIPFHRR